In one window of Methanocorpusculum sp. DNA:
- a CDS encoding TATA-box-binding protein encodes MSNLPEDSLKIENIVASTKVNDSLDLVALAAQIPGAEYNKQRFPGVVLRMQNPKIAALVFGSGKVVLTGAKSLENLTKGLEYLVTLLKDLKIDILDNPTYTVQNIVTSADLGSRINLNKIAMSFNLDKIEYEPEQFPGLVYRLDDPKVVVLLFGSGKLIITGGKKTVDAQRAVKKIYEDLIALKLLQIE; translated from the coding sequence ATGTCAAACCTTCCCGAAGACTCACTGAAGATTGAGAATATTGTCGCATCAACTAAGGTGAATGACAGTCTGGACCTGGTGGCGCTCGCTGCCCAGATTCCGGGAGCGGAATATAATAAACAGCGTTTCCCGGGGGTAGTTCTACGTATGCAGAACCCGAAAATAGCCGCACTGGTTTTCGGATCAGGTAAAGTTGTTCTGACCGGGGCAAAAAGTCTTGAGAATCTTACCAAAGGACTGGAATATCTCGTCACGCTTTTAAAGGATCTGAAAATCGATATCCTGGATAACCCGACATACACCGTACAGAACATCGTCACTTCAGCGGATCTGGGAAGCCGCATCAATCTGAACAAGATCGCCATGAGTTTCAATCTCGACAAGATCGAGTATGAACCCGAGCAGTTTCCGGGACTCGTGTACAGGCTCGACGATCCGAAGGTGGTCGTTCTGCTCTTCGGTTCGGGAAAACTGATCATCACCGGCGGGAAGAAAACGGTCGATGCACAGCGTGCGGTCAAGAAGATCTATGAAGATCTGATCGCTTTGAAACTTCTACAGATAGAATAA
- the artA gene encoding archaeosortase A, with protein sequence MLDTLIFCALTVSLIAFVLTLIPGKYDKYTAVVGWIMLEFSFLLMLPSLLEEGNFFYPMLAIVGIPLIYITVKRLLVRDLRILRLTYAAAIAGIIYAPFAMFTVLGNWLISVVVFCIRWVFDLIGFQYTMAAWDMFESVWVIPGQTYGYMDQIILGCTGITAIAILLGVIALTKTSWKQKIGLTLLVLVPIFIINIFRNVFVIMAYFSQWFPWYEDVFSHPTIPGYASFFWSHNVICEGAAFLLILLIAYLLFRSSPGLISNIQEILLVYRDDLRSMLGKGPRT encoded by the coding sequence ATGCTGGATACTTTGATTTTCTGTGCACTTACCGTCAGTCTGATTGCATTTGTTCTCACGCTGATTCCGGGAAAATATGATAAATACACCGCGGTCGTCGGCTGGATCATGCTGGAATTCAGTTTCCTTCTGATGCTTCCGTCCCTCCTCGAAGAGGGGAACTTCTTCTATCCGATGCTCGCCATCGTAGGAATACCGCTCATATATATTACCGTAAAACGCCTGCTCGTCCGGGATCTGCGGATCCTTAGGCTCACCTATGCCGCCGCAATCGCCGGGATCATATATGCTCCGTTTGCGATGTTCACTGTTCTCGGCAACTGGCTTATCTCAGTGGTGGTTTTCTGTATCAGGTGGGTATTCGATCTGATCGGTTTCCAATACACCATGGCGGCCTGGGACATGTTCGAGTCGGTATGGGTTATCCCGGGTCAGACATACGGCTATATGGATCAGATCATTCTCGGATGTACCGGGATAACGGCGATCGCGATCCTCCTCGGCGTGATCGCTCTCACGAAGACCTCCTGGAAACAGAAGATCGGTCTGACCCTCCTTGTCTTGGTGCCGATCTTCATCATCAACATCTTCAGAAACGTGTTTGTGATCATGGCATACTTTTCGCAGTGGTTCCCCTGGTACGAGGATGTATTTTCCCATCCGACGATCCCCGGGTATGCAAGTTTTTTCTGGTCCCACAATGTCATCTGCGAAGGGGCGGCGTTCCTTCTTATCCTCCTGATCGCCTACCTCCTGTTCCGGTCCTCACCCGGATTGATCAGCAATATCCAGGAGATCCTGCTAGTCTACAGAGATGATCTCAGGTCGATGCTCGGTAAAGGACCGCGGACATAA
- a CDS encoding 4Fe-4S binding protein, translating to MKLMVEFDSDGVQYPNIAAAILRSGVMVNVERALIDGDEGWALLDVDDKDADMFITALSRKGVSIRIQKDAVSHNRTDCVDCGLCISICQKQVFSFDENWQLVVDSERCVLCGRCATYCPQRALSIQK from the coding sequence ATGAAATTGATGGTCGAGTTTGACTCCGACGGAGTCCAGTATCCAAATATCGCCGCGGCCATACTCAGGTCTGGCGTGATGGTGAATGTTGAACGTGCATTGATCGACGGGGACGAGGGTTGGGCCCTTCTTGACGTTGATGACAAGGATGCAGACATGTTCATCACCGCCCTCTCCAGAAAAGGCGTGTCTATCCGTATCCAGAAGGACGCGGTTTCTCACAACCGTACGGACTGTGTTGACTGCGGACTGTGCATCAGTATCTGTCAAAAGCAGGTCTTCTCCTTCGATGAAAACTGGCAGCTTGTCGTCGATTCTGAGCGGTGTGTCCTCTGCGGCAGATGTGCCACCTACTGCCCTCAGCGTGCGTTGAGTATCCAGAAGTAA
- a CDS encoding TFIIB-type zinc ribbon-containing protein → MTVITEEQLGNPAIYQYLLKLVGEEGLELLRRWSSVEYTRRWMEGKLSSEDLKASDRVRFTAEIKHSDEELISAERSDEEIAELTGINLNSVRHTLYNLYEHRLAEYRRIKNNETGWLTYLWLMRMDHMSMVLRNEMEVAAGKLAGRLRYDEANDFYQCKNCGITTTFNNAMTTNFSCSQCGTMLVHFDDDLIVAALKKRLAKMQNALDNA, encoded by the coding sequence ATGACGGTCATCACAGAAGAGCAACTCGGGAATCCGGCAATCTATCAATATCTGTTGAAACTCGTCGGTGAAGAGGGTCTTGAACTCCTTCGCCGCTGGTCAAGCGTGGAATACACGCGCAGGTGGATGGAGGGAAAGCTGAGCAGTGAAGATCTCAAGGCATCCGACAGAGTAAGGTTCACGGCTGAGATCAAGCATTCCGATGAGGAGCTTATCAGTGCGGAACGTAGCGACGAAGAGATCGCTGAACTCACCGGCATCAATCTGAACTCGGTTCGCCACACTCTCTATAACTTATACGAACACCGTCTTGCTGAATATCGCAGGATCAAAAACAATGAGACCGGCTGGCTCACGTATCTTTGGCTGATGCGTATGGATCATATGAGCATGGTCCTGCGTAACGAGATGGAAGTCGCGGCAGGGAAACTTGCGGGACGGCTGAGATATGACGAGGCGAATGACTTCTATCAGTGCAAAAACTGCGGAATCACGACGACCTTCAACAACGCGATGACGACCAACTTCTCCTGTTCTCAGTGCGGGACCATGCTGGTGCATTTTGATGACGATCTTATCGTTGCTGCACTGAAAAAACGCCTGGCCAAGATGCAGAACGCACTGGATAATGCCTGA
- a CDS encoding C-GCAxxG-C-C family protein codes for MDHAEKAVVTFSQGLNCAQSVFSSFSNDLGVDENTAKKIAGGFGSGMRYGEVCGAVTGALMVIGLKYGPSTGEDLEAKADTNEKTVEFLDAFKAENGSILCRDLLGYDILKENELAIIKEKCLFKTICPKLVESAALILEKKLDEWEADR; via the coding sequence ATGGATCATGCAGAAAAAGCAGTAGTCACGTTTTCCCAAGGGTTAAACTGTGCGCAGTCGGTGTTTTCCTCATTCTCGAACGACCTCGGTGTCGATGAAAATACCGCAAAGAAAATCGCCGGAGGTTTCGGCTCAGGCATGCGGTACGGCGAAGTTTGCGGCGCCGTCACGGGTGCGCTGATGGTCATCGGTCTGAAATATGGCCCCTCCACTGGCGAAGATCTTGAAGCGAAGGCGGATACAAATGAAAAAACCGTGGAATTTCTCGATGCGTTCAAAGCGGAAAACGGCTCGATTCTCTGCCGGGATCTCCTTGGATACGATATATTGAAGGAGAATGAACTCGCGATCATCAAGGAGAAATGCCTGTTTAAAACGATCTGTCCAAAACTGGTGGAGTCGGCCGCTCTGATCCTCGAGAAAAAGCTGGACGAATGGGAAGCAGACCGGTGA
- a CDS encoding HIT family protein, producing MECPFCTDKPCLFGNALAYVKWDLYPVSPGHVLIIPRRHISSWFDLTSEEHAAVSELIGLAREHLDAVYSPAGYNIGVNCGVAAGQTVMHAHLHLIPRYTGDVPNPRGGIRAVIRAKQDYPHIE from the coding sequence ATGGAATGTCCGTTCTGCACAGACAAACCCTGCTTATTCGGGAATGCCCTCGCCTATGTAAAATGGGATCTCTACCCAGTCTCACCGGGTCATGTCCTGATCATTCCCCGTCGGCATATCTCCTCCTGGTTCGATCTTACTTCCGAGGAGCATGCGGCCGTAAGTGAACTGATTGGGCTTGCGAGAGAGCATCTGGACGCTGTGTACTCGCCTGCGGGATACAATATCGGGGTGAACTGCGGGGTGGCCGCCGGTCAGACCGTGATGCATGCTCATCTGCATCTCATCCCAAGGTATACAGGAGATGTTCCCAATCCCCGCGGGGGAATACGGGCCGTAATTCGGGCAAAACAGGATTATCCACACATAGAATAA
- a CDS encoding UPF0280 family protein has protein sequence MFREHFAYRETITTILADDALHIEAAKDGMIAARTGLEHYLTTDPFFQMSYGPVPASDGASESVRQMADASFEADVGPMAAVAATIGWAGVRAMRDAGASFGLIDNGGDIVLFSDRDLRVGIYAGSAPSSGKFAFIVPPQTEILGICTSSATVGPSVSFGTADSVTCFSHDPAKADAWATGLCNILTPENFDEVMKKVEGSSVFAVYAVIGEWIGRWGDLPRIVPADVRYDLITKG, from the coding sequence ATGTTCCGCGAACACTTCGCGTACCGCGAAACGATCACCACGATCCTTGCCGACGATGCTTTGCACATCGAAGCGGCAAAGGACGGGATGATCGCGGCACGGACCGGTCTTGAGCATTATCTCACGACCGACCCTTTTTTTCAGATGAGTTATGGTCCAGTTCCGGCATCAGACGGTGCGTCGGAATCGGTCAGGCAGATGGCTGATGCCTCGTTCGAGGCGGATGTCGGTCCGATGGCGGCCGTCGCGGCCACGATCGGATGGGCGGGCGTTCGGGCGATGCGGGATGCCGGGGCTTCATTCGGTCTGATCGACAACGGCGGGGATATCGTGCTGTTTTCGGACCGTGATCTTCGGGTCGGTATCTACGCTGGCTCTGCCCCTTCTTCGGGAAAGTTTGCCTTTATCGTGCCTCCGCAGACCGAGATACTTGGTATCTGTACCTCCTCCGCGACTGTTGGGCCTTCGGTCTCGTTTGGGACCGCGGATTCGGTGACCTGTTTTTCCCATGATCCTGCAAAGGCGGATGCCTGGGCCACGGGTCTTTGTAATATCCTCACGCCGGAAAACTTTGACGAGGTCATGAAAAAAGTTGAGGGGTCATCGGTCTTCGCCGTGTATGCCGTGATCGGGGAATGGATCGGGCGGTGGGGGGATCTGCCCAGGATCGTTCCTGCGGATGTCAGGTATGATCTGATCACGAAAGGTTAG
- a CDS encoding ATP-grasp domain-containing protein, with translation MKSILVAGYTTRHVAASAARAGYDVYAVDHFCDQDLIWCTKDHLAFDELNELPFAVEEMLDAHDIDHVVTTSGAELLPVRDRLGTPVNVAERFMDKGKTQDFFEEIGVPVPRRLGPGEYPAMMKTLSGAGGWRNACVHSDEEREAWEEFVEHLPSMAQEPISGQPASVSCLGTGDAAMALCANEQILRGGDTCAYAFSGSLTPCRHPLADRMMELAEKIVAASGCVGSVGVDFVLTDDEAYAIEINPRFQGTVETVERALGVNLFSLHADACRGVLPKKRPEPACFAVRRILAAPRDITIQKEMSALRETITDIPHPGTSFEEGEVMFSVTGSGATREDAFSSLDKHIRDALQFTKE, from the coding sequence ATGAAGAGTATTCTTGTCGCTGGATATACTACCCGCCACGTTGCCGCCTCGGCAGCCCGTGCAGGGTATGATGTCTATGCCGTAGACCATTTCTGCGATCAGGATCTTATCTGGTGCACGAAGGATCATCTTGCTTTCGATGAATTGAACGAACTGCCGTTTGCAGTTGAAGAGATGCTCGATGCTCATGATATCGATCATGTCGTGACCACATCTGGGGCCGAACTTCTGCCTGTGCGTGACAGGCTCGGAACCCCCGTGAATGTTGCCGAACGATTCATGGATAAGGGAAAGACCCAGGATTTCTTCGAGGAGATCGGTGTGCCGGTCCCCCGGAGACTTGGTCCCGGGGAGTATCCGGCAATGATGAAGACCCTCTCCGGTGCAGGCGGATGGCGGAACGCCTGTGTGCATTCGGATGAGGAACGCGAGGCATGGGAGGAGTTCGTGGAGCATCTCCCCTCTATGGCGCAGGAACCCATCTCAGGTCAACCGGCAAGCGTCTCGTGCCTCGGCACCGGGGACGCTGCTATGGCTCTTTGTGCAAACGAGCAGATCCTCCGGGGCGGGGATACCTGTGCCTATGCATTCTCCGGCTCACTCACTCCCTGCAGACATCCTCTTGCAGACCGGATGATGGAGCTTGCGGAGAAGATCGTTGCTGCAAGCGGCTGTGTGGGGTCGGTTGGGGTGGACTTTGTGTTGACCGATGATGAGGCCTACGCGATCGAAATAAATCCGCGGTTCCAGGGCACCGTTGAGACGGTCGAGAGAGCGCTCGGCGTGAATCTCTTCTCCCTGCACGCAGATGCATGCAGAGGCGTCCTGCCAAAGAAACGGCCGGAACCAGCATGTTTTGCGGTCCGGCGTATCCTTGCCGCACCCCGGGATATCACGATCCAAAAAGAGATGTCCGCTTTACGTGAGACGATCACCGACATTCCGCATCCAGGCACATCATTTGAAGAGGGTGAGGTGATGTTTTCCGTGACCGGTTCCGGGGCGACCCGCGAGGATGCCTTCTCCTCACTGGATAAACATATTAGGGATGCACTACAATTTACTAAGGAATGA
- a CDS encoding transcription factor S, giving the protein MMFCPTCGKLMKTKDGLLCCSKCGYTETITAENKEQMKKVAYMQENDILIVEEGADIGTKPTIAIKCPNCGHNLAEWWLRQLRSADESEVRFFRCTKCKHTWREYD; this is encoded by the coding sequence ATGATGTTCTGCCCAACTTGCGGGAAGCTGATGAAAACGAAGGACGGTCTGTTATGCTGTTCTAAATGTGGATATACCGAAACCATCACCGCCGAAAATAAGGAGCAGATGAAAAAAGTTGCGTACATGCAGGAAAATGACATTCTGATTGTGGAAGAGGGCGCGGATATCGGAACGAAACCTACTATTGCGATCAAATGTCCGAACTGTGGTCACAATCTTGCTGAGTGGTGGCTCCGCCAGTTACGCAGTGCTGATGAGTCTGAGGTCAGATTCTTCCGTTGCACGAAATGCAAACACACCTGGCGTGAATACGACTGA
- a CDS encoding homocysteine biosynthesis protein gives MYKSIDEINERIRDGSVRVVSAEEMPNIVDELGVTGALRDVDVVTTGTFGAMCSSGAFLNFGHSEIPIRMEKMWLNNVEAYAGIAAVDCFIGATQESTTRHSEYGGAHVIEDLIAGKSVELHARAKGTDCYPRTSITNEFTLQELNQAIMLNPRNSYQSYNAATNMSDQAIKTYMGFLLPSHRNITYSGAGCLSPLANDPTLSVIGSGTPIFIGGANGVVVGEGTQSSPGAGFGTLMTSGNMKEMSSDYIRAATMTGYGVTMYVGVGIPIPLLNEEIVRHTAVRDEDLKTNIVDYGTPFRDRPVIREVTYAQLKSGSVEIDGEEVRCSPLSSYKKAREVAAELKTRIETGSFTMALATRPIDSHKINKPMAEKGYVCHVNEMMVSTFVTITGEESVKEAAKRLLKGETNHLPVIDSENRLIGIVTTYDVSKAFAKDEQDMSVSEIMTKNVITIAPDAPVDFAARTLQQHNIGALVVIDSSRHILGMLNSYDLGDLVGGRGRR, from the coding sequence ATGTACAAATCCATCGACGAAATAAATGAGCGTATTCGTGATGGAAGTGTCCGTGTGGTCAGCGCTGAAGAGATGCCGAATATCGTCGACGAACTCGGCGTTACCGGGGCACTTCGTGACGTAGATGTGGTCACCACCGGTACTTTCGGCGCGATGTGCTCGTCAGGCGCTTTTCTAAACTTTGGGCATTCTGAGATACCGATCAGAATGGAGAAGATGTGGCTGAACAATGTCGAGGCATATGCGGGTATCGCGGCCGTTGACTGTTTTATCGGGGCAACTCAGGAATCCACCACTCGGCACTCAGAGTACGGCGGGGCACATGTGATAGAGGATCTGATCGCCGGAAAGTCCGTAGAACTTCATGCACGGGCAAAGGGGACCGACTGTTATCCCAGAACATCTATAACGAATGAGTTTACTCTGCAGGAACTGAATCAGGCCATCATGCTCAACCCGAGAAACTCATATCAATCCTATAATGCTGCCACCAATATGAGCGATCAGGCAATAAAGACCTATATGGGATTCCTTCTCCCCTCTCACCGGAATATCACGTATTCGGGAGCCGGCTGCCTCTCCCCCCTCGCAAATGATCCGACCCTTTCCGTCATCGGTTCCGGCACCCCGATCTTTATCGGCGGGGCGAACGGTGTCGTTGTCGGGGAGGGCACACAGTCCTCCCCGGGAGCCGGGTTTGGGACACTCATGACCTCCGGTAATATGAAGGAGATGTCATCTGATTACATCCGTGCCGCTACCATGACCGGATACGGCGTGACAATGTACGTCGGCGTAGGCATCCCGATCCCTCTCTTAAATGAGGAGATCGTCAGGCACACTGCGGTCCGCGACGAGGATCTGAAAACGAACATCGTCGATTACGGTACGCCGTTCAGGGACAGACCTGTGATCCGGGAGGTCACATATGCCCAGCTCAAGAGCGGGTCGGTCGAGATCGACGGCGAGGAAGTGCGCTGCTCCCCTCTCTCGAGTTATAAGAAGGCACGTGAAGTCGCGGCCGAACTGAAGACACGTATAGAAACAGGGTCCTTCACCATGGCCCTCGCTACCCGACCGATCGATTCCCATAAGATAAACAAGCCCATGGCGGAGAAGGGATATGTCTGCCATGTCAACGAGATGATGGTCTCAACGTTCGTCACCATTACGGGTGAGGAAAGCGTTAAAGAAGCTGCCAAACGGCTGCTGAAAGGCGAAACGAACCATCTCCCGGTGATCGATTCGGAAAACAGGCTGATCGGTATCGTTACGACCTATGATGTCTCCAAAGCCTTCGCAAAGGATGAACAGGATATGTCCGTCTCTGAGATCATGACCAAGAACGTCATCACCATCGCCCCGGACGCCCCGGTCGATTTTGCCGCACGCACCCTTCAGCAGCACAATATCGGTGCCTTAGTGGTGATCGACTCGTCCAGGCATATCCTGGGCATGCTCAACTCGTATGATCTTGGTGATCTTGTCGGCGGGAGGGGACGAAGATGA
- a CDS encoding tRNA (cytidine(56)-2'-O)-methyltransferase: MNLKPESYILRIGHRPERDQRVTTHVGLSSRALGASGMYLAADDAKVAGSITDVATRFGGTFFCENNVKWKSCITQFKKNGGKVVHLTMYGLRLQDVIADIRKEEKVMIVVGAEKVPGDLYELADYNVAVANQPHSEISALALCLDHLYEGKELDLAFPDAELEVLPTKIGKTTIKHEHEENL; encoded by the coding sequence ATGAATCTCAAACCCGAATCCTATATCCTCAGAATAGGTCACCGACCCGAACGGGATCAGCGTGTCACCACCCATGTCGGATTAAGTTCCCGCGCTCTCGGGGCAAGCGGCATGTATCTTGCAGCCGATGATGCGAAGGTTGCCGGCAGTATCACTGATGTTGCAACAAGATTCGGCGGGACATTCTTCTGCGAAAACAATGTCAAATGGAAGTCCTGTATCACACAGTTCAAAAAGAACGGCGGAAAGGTTGTCCACCTAACGATGTACGGTCTTCGACTCCAGGACGTCATTGCCGATATAAGAAAGGAGGAGAAGGTCATGATCGTCGTCGGTGCGGAAAAGGTCCCGGGCGATCTCTACGAGCTTGCCGACTACAATGTGGCAGTCGCGAACCAGCCTCACTCCGAGATCTCTGCTCTTGCCCTTTGTCTCGATCATCTGTATGAAGGAAAGGAGCTGGACCTGGCTTTCCCGGATGCCGAGCTTGAAGTCCTGCCGACGAAGATCGGCAAAACCACGATCAAACACGAGCACGAAGAAAACCTATGA
- a CDS encoding HDIG domain-containing metalloprotein, which yields MPEYSLTLFSAGCDAGVVSHCAKVAEVAARYTGESVDPDLVYAGAMLHDIGRSKTHSIEHAGKGAKICRRLDLSEEIVNIVGRHTGAGLTEDESVLLGLPPISAMPETLEEKIVAHADNLVKSSREVTIYHRMMQIADLPARSKRNIWRLSIEVELLAE from the coding sequence ATGCCTGAATATTCTCTCACTCTTTTTTCCGCCGGCTGTGACGCCGGGGTCGTTTCTCACTGTGCAAAAGTTGCTGAGGTCGCCGCACGCTATACTGGCGAGTCTGTCGATCCTGATCTGGTATATGCCGGGGCAATGCTGCATGATATCGGGAGGTCAAAGACTCACTCAATCGAACATGCCGGAAAAGGGGCAAAGATCTGCCGCCGCCTGGACCTTTCCGAGGAGATCGTCAACATTGTCGGGCGGCATACGGGCGCTGGTCTGACCGAAGACGAATCCGTTCTTTTGGGTCTGCCCCCTATTTCTGCGATGCCTGAGACACTTGAGGAGAAGATCGTCGCACACGCGGACAATCTGGTGAAAAGTTCCCGTGAGGTCACGATCTATCACCGCATGATGCAGATCGCCGATCTGCCTGCCCGTTCGAAACGAAATATCTGGCGTCTTTCAATAGAAGTCGAACTGCTCGCCGAATGA